The following are encoded together in the Diabrotica undecimpunctata isolate CICGRU chromosome 7, icDiaUnde3, whole genome shotgun sequence genome:
- the LOC140445040 gene encoding U3 small nucleolar ribonucleoprotein protein MPP10 produces MSHDADNLNEIVEEFQQLTHKPERFLNSEADVPECIKVNLKKFYDFSKSQEKKLNNSKGLPQLLINGFDIEQIWQEIELQNSSVLSKSLSNLPKYIINRDNLVFSNLVNEEVSYDDDGDEIDDDKDQSKTKIEDKDDSGNVSDDDLSEKEDVSNEEEMEVDNIENGNVYTSRKKSVVDDEFFKLDEMENFLNSEEKKDLDNSSKKPKQIEGEEESDSDDEDSINLFEEDDSDEENDKTRTAKFKDFFRASNPDVQNKPKRNKFLETMDDEDENQVVKSSLELRQERLQEKIAQIEENAVSEKPWTLKGEILAENRPQNSLLEEIVEFDLTARPAPVITENTTMQLEDIIKQRIKDKAFDSVVRKERPVETPLEYKKKLLLDQEKSKHSLAQIYEKEFLDQQAALDPANADKEEEEPRLHKDIKILLRDLFNKLDALSNFHFTPKPALPEMRVVNNMPAITMEEVAPVTATEASLLAPEEIRNKTKGDILGASEKSKTDKKRERRKKKLKQKHHIKTINKNLISKGKSKGKKTDLNVLKHRNTQKMDESSTKSIKSSKAFFTQLQEQAQAHINKKVQGSGKKKNTNKLNARKLKL; encoded by the exons atgtctCACGACGCCGATAATCTAAATGAAATTGTGGAAGAATTTCAACAGTTAACTCATAAACCAGAAAGGTTTTTAAA CTCCGAAGCTGATGTGCCAGAATGTATAAAAGTTAATCTTAAAAAATTTTATGACTTCTCAAAGTCACAGgagaagaaattaaataattcGAAAGGTTTACCACAATTACTCATTAATGGTTTCGATATTGAACAAATATGGCAAGAAATTGAACTTCAAAATAGTAGTGTTTTATCAAAATCTCTTAGCAACCTTCCAAAATATATTATCAATAGGGATAACTTAGTATTTTCAAATTTAGTTAATGAAGAAGTGAGCTATGATGATGATGGAGATGAGATAGATGATGATAAAGATCAGTCAAAAACTAAAATAGAGGATAAAGATGACTCTGGAAATGTATCAGATGATGATCTTTCAGAAAAAGAAGATGTGAGTAACGAAGAAGAAATGGAAGTGGATAATATTGAAAATGGAAATGTATATACCTCTAGGAAGAAGTCTGTTGTTGATGATGAATTCTTTAAACTAGATGAAatggaaaattttttaaattcagaagaaaaaaaagatCTTGACAATTCAagtaaaaaaccaaaacaaattgAAGGAGAAGAAGAATCAGATTCAGATGATGAAG atAGTATCAATTTATTTGAAGAAGATGATTCAGATGAAGAAAATGATAAAACTAGAACTGCAAAATTTAAAGATTTCTTTAGAGCAAGTAATCCAGATGTCCAGAATAAGCCAAAGAGGAATAAATTTCTTGAAACGATGGATGATGAAGACGAAAATCAAGTAGTTAAATCTTCATTAGAACTAAGGCAAGAAAGGCTTCAAGAAAAAATTGCACAAATTGAAGAAAACGCTGTTAGTGAAAAACCTTGGACACTAAAAGGGGAGATTCTTGCTGAAAATAGGCCACAAAACTCATTGCTGGAGGAAATTGTAGAATTTGACTTAACTGCTAGACCAG CACCTGTCATAACTGAAAACACCACAATGCAGCTAGAAGACATAATCAAACAAAGAATCAAAGACAAGGCTTTTGATAGTGTAGTTAGGAAAGAAAGACCTGTAGAAACACCTCTAGAATATAAGAAGAAACTATTGTTAGACCAAGAAAAGAGTAAACATTCATTAGCACAGATATATGAAAAGGAGTTTCTTGATCAACAAGCAGCATTGG ATCCCGCTAATGcagataaagaagaagaagagcctCGTTTACACAaagacattaaaattttgttaagaGATCTTTTTAATAAACTAGATGCACTTTCCAATTTCCATTTCACACCAAAACCAGCTCTACCTGAGATGAGAGTAGTAAATAATATGCCAGCAATTACTATGGAAGAAGTTGCTCCTGTAACTGCTACTGAAGCTTCTTTGTTGGCACCAGaagaaattagaaataaaacaaaaggagATATTTTAG GCGCATCTGAAAAATCTAAAACTGACAAAAAACGCGAGAGAAGGAAAAAGAAATTGAAACAGAAGCATCATATCAAAACTAttaataaaaatttgatatctaaAGGCAAGAGTAAAGGCAAGAAGACTGATTTAAATGTCCTTAAACACAGAAATACACAGAAG atggaTGAAAGCAGTACGAAAAGTATCAAGTCTTCGAAAGCATTCTTCACACAACTACAAGAACAAGCACAAGcccatattaataaaaaagttcagGGATCAGGGAAAAAGAAAAACACAAACAAATTGAATGCGAGAAAATTGAAattgtag
- the Clp gene encoding cleavage and polyadenylation specificity factor subunit 4, whose protein sequence is MECVVANVDHIKFDIEVALEEQYGALPLPFQGMDKSTAAVCLFFSTVNGCKKGPQCPFRHVRGDRTIVCKHWLRGLCKKGDQCEFLHEYDMTKMPECYFYSRFNACHNKECPFLHIDPESKIKDCPWYDRGFCRHGPHCRHRHVRRVLCTNYLAGFCPDGPKCKYMHPRFELPAPPDQQKEQKKTICHFCGEHGHKAIHCNKMVDPTKVLFLQDEKSQENHADQTSQNLYLQKMLPKRLEDVTCYKCGTKGHYANRCPKGHLAFLSQSKKDTENNEL, encoded by the exons ATGGAATGTGTAGTAGCGAATGTTGATCATATTAAATTCGATATAGAAGTAGCTCTTGAAGAACAATATGGAGCGCTTCCATTACCATTTCAAGGAATGGATA AATCAACGGCGgctgtttgtttattttttagtacAGTCAACGGTTGTAAAAAGGGTCCACAATGCCCTTTCAGACATGTTAGAGGAGATAGAACCATTGTGTGCAAACATTGGCTTAGAGGATTATGCAAAAAAGGAGATCAGTGCGAGTTTCTCCATGAATATGATATGACTAAAATGCCTGAATGTTATTTTTATTCACGTTTTAATGCTTGTCACAATAAAGAATGTCCCTTCCTTCATATTGACCCAGAGAGTAAAATCAAAGATTGTCCTTGGTATGATAGAGGTTTTTGTAGACATGGTCCCCATTGCAGACACAGACACGTCAGGAGGGTGTTATGCACAAACTATTTAGCTGGTTTTTGTCCTGACGGACCTAAATGTAAATATATGCATCCAAGATTTGAACTTCCAGCTCCTCCAGATCAACAAAAGGAACAGAAAAAGACTATATGTCATTTTTGTGGTGAACATGGTCATAAAGCTATCCATTGCAATAAAATGGTAGATCCAACGAAGGTTCTTTTTCTACAGGATGAGAAGAGTCAAGAAAATCATGCAGATCAAACTAGTCAAAATTTGTATTTGCAAAAAATGTTACCCAAAAGACTGGAAGATGTTACATGTTATAAGTGTGGTACTAAAGGACATTATGCCAACAGATGTCCCAAAGGCCATTTAGCATTTTTATCCCAATCTAAGAAGGACACAGAAAATAATGAACTCTAg